A stretch of the Ptychodera flava strain L36383 chromosome 18, AS_Pfla_20210202, whole genome shotgun sequence genome encodes the following:
- the LOC139116669 gene encoding normal mucosa of esophagus-specific gene 1 protein-like — translation MSFGFGVLKKHYELTPLFSLIGGVCVMAGSYIGYALITKSDVVVNRSANPFPWDKVDPSKPQKLFTVSQKWTAIPELEQLRREIGSPASPNS, via the exons ATGAGCTTCGGATTCGGCGTTTTGAAGAAACATTATGAG CTTACACCTCTGTTTTCACTGATTGGCGGTGTCTGTGTTATGGCCGGTAGCTACATAGGCTATGCTCTGATTACCAAGTCTGACGTAGT TGTTAACAGAAGTGCCAATCCATTTCCATGGGATAAAGTCGATCCATCTAAACCTCAGAAA CTGTTCACAGTGAGCCAAAAATGGACAGCAATTCCCGAACTGGAGCAACTCCGACGTGAGATTGGTTCACCAGCATCGCCAAACTCATAG
- the LOC139116668 gene encoding normal mucosa of esophagus-specific gene 1 protein-like, whose amino-acid sequence MSMIFRALRKNYELVPLVTIVSCSVTMSTSAMFYFAYQKTDVVIRKTKNPFPYYKIDPNKPQKLLTLGQKYVPDEQLEKLRKEIGSPPHPRH is encoded by the exons ATGTCTATGATATTCCGTGCACTTCGAAAGAACTATGAG ctggtgccattggtTACAATTGTGTCCTGTTCGGTTACCATGTCAACGTCAgccatgttttattttgcatacCAAAAGACAGATGTCGT aatCCGTAAGACGAAAAATCCATTTCCATACTACAAAATTGATCCTAACAAACCACAAAAG CTGCTGACACTTGGACAGAAGTATGTACCAGATGAACAGCTTGAAAAGCTCCGTAAGGAAATTGGCTCACCGCCCCATCCAAGACATTAA